GTGATGGACATCGAAGAACTGGCTGGCGAGGTCCCGAAGCCGCTGCCCTATCCGTTCAATATCCATCGATGAGGCGCGACATGGCGACGGGAGCGTCCACCCCGGAAGCGGTCGCTGAGCGCGTCCGGGCTCGGCTGCGCGACGTCCAGGATTTCCCGAAACCGGGGATCGTCTTCAAGGATATCACCCCGGTCCTGAGCGACGCCCGCCTGTTCGCGGAGGTCATCGCCGCGATGGCGGAGCCCTTCCGGTCGCGCCAGATCACGCACATCGCCGCCATCGAGAGCCGCGGCTTTCTGCTGGCCGCTCCGCTCGCCCTCGCGTTGGGGGCGGGGGTCATCCCGATCCGGAAGCCTGGCAAGCTCCCGGCGCGCACGGCCTCGCGCGCATACGGGCTGGAGTACGGCACCGACCGGCTCGAGGTCCACGTGGATGCCTGTCCGGCGCGGTCGCGCATCCTTCTGGTGGACGACGTACTCGCAACAGGAGGGACCGCGGAAGCGGCTGCCGAGCTGATCGAGGAAGTGGGGGGGACGGTGGTGGCGTGCGCCTTTCTCCTCTCGATTGGTTCGC
This region of Longimicrobiaceae bacterium genomic DNA includes:
- a CDS encoding adenine phosphoribosyltransferase is translated as MATGASTPEAVAERVRARLRDVQDFPKPGIVFKDITPVLSDARLFAEVIAAMAEPFRSRQITHIAAIESRGFLLAAPLALALGAGVIPIRKPGKLPARTASRAYGLEYGTDRLEVHVDACPARSRILLVDDVLATGGTAEAAAELIEEVGGTVVACAFLLSIGSLGGKKRLAGRETRVLVPT